One genomic segment of Synechocystis sp. LKSZ1 includes these proteins:
- a CDS encoding Calx-beta domain-containing protein produces the protein MTTLFCFGNPSLGMEFDSSLESPTLDLLNQALVEAEASLTVFAQSPDFSAIMALIFGETASEGLRQAWLAGDFSLLPPIEVVSAEILGTANGAFSTQTNRIYISSTYLNQVVASGVVSSLVNLLLEEIGHQIDSILNEQDSPGDEGAIFAAMVQGSPLSSESLALLQTEQDQGLIFVDGDSVVVEKQDFIGGDESNNFIGTPNNDFISGGGGDDALFGREGNDSILGGSGADQLYGEAGNDTLDGGTGDDYFREVPEADVFIGGPGNDRLDLYGTAAGITVIYQNPSGGTISTGGTIKEIEQLFFFGSADGGNDYVDASGALYAQLDGGAGNDTLIGGTGADNLVGGNGNDSILGGGGADQLFGGAGNDTLDGGTGDDYFREVPEADVFIGGPGNDRLDIYAPLAGITITYNNINGGTTSTGGTIKEIEQLFFFGNAEGGDDKVDVSAALYAQLDGGAGNDTLIGGTGADNITGGEGNDSIFGGAGDDQLFGGAGNDSLDGGAGNDYFREVPEADVFIGGPGNDRLDLYGTLAGITVTYNNINGGTTSTGGTIKEIEQLFFFGNAEGGDDKIDASAALYAQLEGKAGNDTLIGGSGDDGLSGGDDDDSLQGGAGRDQLFGGAGNDSLVGVNPNTLNPGFGEVDYQLGGPGADRFVLGDANVYYYDDRNPNSNGTNDYADIADFNPTEGDVVQLRGTANRYRLQVDLNNTQLFLDKPGNEPDELISVFRNITGLNLNSAAFSYIPAVFKPSVLEFSAPQFSVLEDGTAVAAVTVLRTQGSEGEVSVSVALSNGTAKAPADYNGALITVLLADGELSKTVSIPIVKDNIAEPDETVNLLLVNPSQGASIGQQNSATLTILDSTTTPVIRALPQGASGSNQGERTLVITGQNFSPQDQFSLIAPNGTEKAAKKIYWVSETEAWATFDLKGLSTGLYDLKANNGQSNFVANDVFSVTSGVVGNLQFKLSYPAAGFVQVDYTNVGQTDLVAPLLRVTATNATIDFPTGVTTSPSLQQLLNLGLATNGSGPAGVLPPGASGQLTFQYQANANGPLSFNIQTVPANEVINWGSIKAESRADYSFIDNAAWEALWQNLTDAVGQTAGQFQTVLAENATYLSQLGQRTNNVTQLYNFELKQANAALISSPLVSSIDSLDPAPGLSLTFNRVFYQSLTERYNLGTLGRGWSTEWDLRVTTDSDGNILIRNVGDLLRFFAKQGDGTYLDNQGNRITLSNGQYRLKEANGVIFTFANDGKFSAIEDPNGNRITLQYSNNRLTKLLHTNGDSLTLTYNAQGRLSQVTDSAGQSNTYSYDATGELLQSVTTPQGTTTYAYDTGNVAAKKYSLLSVTTNLGYQRTFEYDNQGRLTKEASNNQAETLTYSYDSTGGITVTDSTGAVLKVLVDDQGNSGQIRGVNNQNLRLRYDADGNLLNTGLPNGDTTRYRYDAKGNLIGGVNTLGQNFNFTYDANFSQLTSFTDPKGNGVSYTYDTKGNLTKITYADGSSEQFSIDGLGNITNLVNRRGQSIQYTYNKDGLLTKKQYADNTSVTYSYDARGNLTSVVDGSGTLALQYDTANRLTGLIYPTGRSLQYTYNADGQRTKLVANDGYTVNYSYDTVGRLKTLINGTGQTIISYDYDSAGRLIKETNGNGTYTTYEYDPRSQLSRLTNYKANNTVNSRFEYLYDDLGRRTSMTTLEGVFQYGYDATGQLNFVLAPGGRTLSYQYDGAGNRIVSIDNGATKNYATNSLNQYTTVGNAIYTYDTDGNLISKTEAGQTSAYGYDAENRLVSVVTPQGTWQYQYDGLGNRIATILNGQRTEYLVDPLGLGNVVGEYNPSGNLVANYTYGLGLVSRFDGNGSANYYDADALGSTIGLSGADGSYVNRYSYLPFGESLVKVEGVANPFEYVGQLGVTNDDNGLMFMRARFYDPALGRFTEVDPLNLGGGDTNLYRYALNNPITITDPLGTNPFLAAAGYGAIAGLTGYIATNGYGAGINVQGAAGATASGAIAGFGAGVAATAAVGALVAAEIGLGYGAIAGGVGYGISTIGGANGGFTPGGLGISIISGGLLGRYLPPALGFKYPGGGIKNWPGAQSLYDGLGNGAALSGLLGSLASSLLNALTGGSNGDPHLTTFDGINYDFQAVGEFTFVKSTVDDFEIQTRQQPWGTRNDVSVNTAIALKINGQRIGFYLNENGPRINGISTTLADGTPYALGNSLLLRNGNRYTILTANNDQIVITINGSYLDIGLGLADNRQGKVVGLLGNNNDNPSDDFALRNGTILGGALSAQQLYGDYGNSWRITQATSLFDYGPASAQAFVQALDNGDDFTIAATETTNNFTDPNFPYVITTLEALTPAQRSAAEQVARNAGITDPDLLKDAILDLALTNNAAEFLQGYTALQRQVTINGANTLINPDGFSSQFWMTAGSVLPYTVRFTNNNPAGTTPVAKVVLTVDLDTDLDLTTFSLEDFGFGDIVVDVSTGSQSYAERLDLRSSLGVFVDATADLNATTRTVTWVLTAINPTTGTEANSAISGFLPANNASGAGQGFAGYRIQPKANLSNNPRIDAQARITFNNQTALLSNPVFNTLDTDVPTSRVNALPTNSQANFDVSWSGTDNGSGLAFYDIYVAVDAGPFTLWKDNTTETSAVYNGQVGKTHAFYSVAIDNLGQTEAPPAQADATTTTVGELANVTLAVSPNSVTEDGVNNLVYTFTRAGILTNPLTVNYTIGGTATNGTDYANIANSVVFQVGSATATVIVNPTPDSIVESDETVSLTLATGTGYTIGTTTAVTGTIQNDDFVIPNLSIQDAAIREGNSGTKNLTFTVTLSQTSSQPVSVNYSTATPAGHTATPSNIATPTNPADYTATNGTLTIPAGQLIGQINVPIIGDTLDENSETFVVNLSNPSNAVIQKAQAIGTIEQDDTSTAPLVLKGSTVQIAYVAYYGRPGDPDGLAFWKQVFGAKQAVFGSPEFEDLANSFGNTAPGSEADRLYGALNNRDKVKKVYNLAFNRDPEQGGWDFWTGLLDRNQVTPVNFALAVALGASNGNKPGDNQDLTVIRNKIASADLISNAIDTPLERQATSGPSNEVFGRNWLAPFGDTSASLYAAETALASFVANSNGVF, from the coding sequence ATGACTACTCTATTTTGTTTTGGCAATCCCAGTCTGGGGATGGAGTTTGATAGTAGTCTTGAATCTCCTACGTTAGATTTATTGAATCAGGCTTTGGTGGAGGCAGAAGCATCGCTGACCGTTTTTGCTCAATCCCCCGATTTTTCAGCCATCATGGCTCTAATTTTTGGAGAAACCGCCAGTGAAGGACTCCGTCAGGCCTGGTTAGCAGGGGATTTTAGCCTCCTTCCACCGATAGAAGTTGTATCCGCAGAGATATTGGGTACCGCCAATGGCGCTTTTTCAACCCAAACCAATCGAATTTATATCTCTAGTACCTATTTAAATCAGGTTGTGGCCTCGGGTGTCGTATCATCCTTGGTCAATTTATTATTGGAAGAAATCGGTCATCAAATTGACAGTATTTTAAATGAGCAGGATAGCCCAGGGGATGAAGGGGCCATCTTTGCGGCTATGGTGCAGGGTTCTCCGTTATCCAGCGAAAGTCTGGCTCTCCTGCAAACGGAGCAGGATCAGGGTCTAATTTTTGTGGACGGTGATAGCGTTGTCGTCGAAAAGCAAGACTTTATTGGCGGTGATGAGAGTAACAATTTTATCGGCACACCGAATAACGACTTCATCAGTGGTGGTGGTGGTGACGATGCGTTGTTTGGCCGGGAGGGGAATGACAGCATTCTGGGCGGTTCTGGAGCCGACCAACTCTACGGCGAAGCGGGGAATGACACCCTTGATGGGGGAACGGGAGATGACTACTTTCGAGAAGTGCCCGAGGCCGATGTCTTTATTGGTGGGCCGGGGAATGACCGCCTAGACCTCTATGGGACTGCCGCTGGTATCACTGTGATCTATCAAAATCCCAGTGGGGGCACAATTTCCACCGGTGGCACGATTAAGGAAATCGAACAACTCTTTTTCTTTGGCAGTGCCGATGGGGGGAATGACTATGTTGATGCATCTGGGGCCTTGTACGCTCAATTAGACGGGGGAGCGGGCAATGATACCCTTATTGGCGGTACTGGTGCCGATAATCTGGTTGGGGGAAATGGTAATGACAGTATTCTTGGGGGGGGCGGAGCCGACCAACTCTTTGGGGGGGCTGGTAACGATACCCTGGATGGGGGAACGGGGGACGACTATTTCCGAGAAGTGCCCGAGGCCGATGTCTTTATCGGTGGGCCGGGTAATGACCGCCTAGATATCTATGCCCCCCTGGCTGGCATCACGATTACCTACAACAATATCAATGGGGGAACGACGTCCACGGGTGGCACGATTAAGGAAATTGAACAACTCTTTTTCTTTGGTAATGCTGAGGGCGGTGATGACAAGGTGGATGTCTCTGCGGCCTTGTACGCTCAATTAGACGGGGGAGCGGGCAATGATACCCTTATTGGCGGTACTGGTGCCGACAATATCACGGGAGGAGAAGGCAATGACAGTATTTTCGGGGGAGCTGGAGACGACCAACTCTTTGGGGGGGCTGGTAACGATAGCCTGGATGGTGGAGCCGGTAATGATTACTTCCGAGAAGTCCCTGAGGCCGATGTCTTTATTGGCGGGCCAGGGAATGACCGCCTAGACCTCTACGGAACCCTAGCTGGCATCACAGTAACCTACAACAATATCAATGGAGGAACGACATCCACCGGTGGCACGATTAAGGAAATTGAACAACTCTTTTTCTTTGGTAATGCCGAGGGCGGTGATGACAAGATAGATGCTTCAGCGGCCCTGTACGCCCAGCTAGAGGGTAAAGCTGGCAATGATACCTTGATAGGTGGTAGTGGCGATGATGGCCTATCGGGAGGAGATGACGACGATAGTCTTCAGGGTGGGGCCGGTCGAGACCAACTTTTTGGGGGAGCTGGTAACGATAGTTTAGTTGGGGTTAATCCGAACACCCTCAATCCGGGCTTTGGAGAAGTGGATTACCAACTCGGAGGGCCAGGAGCCGACCGTTTTGTCTTGGGGGATGCCAATGTTTACTACTACGATGACCGCAATCCGAATAGTAATGGAACGAATGACTACGCAGATATTGCTGACTTTAATCCCACGGAAGGCGATGTCGTACAACTGCGGGGAACCGCCAATCGCTACCGCCTGCAAGTTGACCTGAATAACACGCAACTCTTTCTAGATAAACCCGGTAATGAACCCGATGAATTGATTAGTGTCTTTCGGAACATTACAGGTCTTAACCTTAATTCCGCCGCCTTTAGCTACATTCCAGCGGTCTTTAAGCCCAGTGTGCTTGAATTCAGTGCGCCCCAATTTAGTGTGCTTGAAGATGGAACAGCCGTTGCGGCAGTCACGGTTCTACGAACCCAAGGCAGTGAGGGAGAGGTGAGTGTTTCTGTGGCTTTGAGTAATGGTACGGCCAAAGCCCCCGCCGACTATAACGGGGCCTTGATTACCGTCCTTCTGGCCGATGGGGAACTCTCGAAAACCGTTTCTATTCCGATTGTTAAAGACAACATTGCGGAACCGGATGAAACGGTCAATCTGTTGTTGGTCAATCCGAGCCAAGGGGCCAGTATCGGTCAGCAGAATAGCGCTACCTTAACCATCCTAGATAGTACTACGACGCCGGTAATCCGGGCCTTACCCCAGGGGGCCTCCGGCAGTAACCAGGGGGAAAGGACGCTGGTGATTACAGGTCAAAACTTTTCTCCCCAGGATCAATTCAGTCTCATTGCGCCCAATGGAACAGAGAAAGCGGCGAAAAAGATCTATTGGGTGAGCGAGACCGAGGCCTGGGCCACCTTTGATTTGAAAGGCCTGAGTACAGGTTTGTATGACCTCAAAGCCAATAATGGTCAGAGTAATTTTGTGGCTAATGATGTCTTTAGCGTAACTAGTGGCGTGGTGGGGAATCTCCAGTTCAAGCTGAGCTATCCGGCGGCGGGTTTCGTTCAAGTGGACTATACCAACGTCGGCCAAACGGATCTGGTTGCCCCCTTGTTAAGGGTTACGGCTACGAATGCAACGATTGATTTCCCAACCGGTGTCACGACGAGTCCAAGCCTACAACAACTGCTGAACCTGGGATTGGCGACCAATGGCAGTGGCCCGGCCGGTGTTTTACCTCCTGGAGCCAGTGGACAATTAACGTTTCAGTACCAAGCAAATGCCAATGGGCCGCTCTCGTTTAATATCCAGACCGTCCCGGCCAACGAAGTAATTAATTGGGGCAGTATTAAGGCGGAATCTCGGGCAGACTATAGTTTTATCGACAATGCGGCCTGGGAGGCCCTGTGGCAGAATTTAACCGATGCGGTAGGGCAAACGGCGGGCCAGTTCCAGACTGTCCTGGCCGAAAATGCCACCTATCTGAGTCAACTGGGCCAACGCACCAATAATGTGACGCAGTTATATAATTTTGAGCTGAAGCAGGCCAATGCCGCCCTGATTTCATCGCCCTTGGTGAGTTCCATCGATAGTTTAGATCCAGCTCCCGGCTTGTCGCTGACCTTTAATCGGGTTTTCTATCAATCCCTAACGGAACGGTACAATCTGGGAACCCTTGGTCGGGGCTGGTCAACGGAATGGGATCTGCGAGTCACCACCGATAGTGACGGCAATATTCTGATTCGTAATGTCGGGGATTTATTACGGTTTTTTGCCAAGCAAGGGGACGGAACCTATCTCGATAATCAGGGCAATCGCATCACCCTGAGCAATGGACAGTATCGCCTCAAAGAGGCCAATGGCGTTATCTTCACCTTTGCCAATGACGGGAAATTTAGCGCCATTGAAGACCCCAACGGCAACCGCATTACCCTGCAATACAGCAATAACCGCTTAACCAAGCTCCTTCACACCAATGGTGATAGTTTAACCCTGACCTACAATGCCCAGGGCCGCCTGAGCCAAGTCACGGATTCTGCGGGCCAGAGCAATACCTATAGTTACGATGCGACGGGAGAGTTATTACAATCGGTCACGACGCCCCAGGGAACCACGACCTATGCCTACGACACCGGCAATGTTGCGGCTAAAAAATACTCTCTGCTATCCGTCACGACGAATTTAGGTTATCAGCGTACTTTTGAATACGACAACCAAGGCCGCTTAACTAAAGAGGCCAGCAATAATCAGGCCGAGACCCTGACCTATAGCTACGACAGTACAGGCGGCATCACAGTGACAGATAGTACGGGTGCTGTCCTAAAAGTTCTCGTCGATGACCAGGGCAATAGCGGTCAAATCCGTGGGGTGAATAACCAAAATTTACGGCTCCGTTACGATGCCGACGGCAATCTACTCAATACGGGATTACCCAATGGGGATACTACTCGTTATCGCTATGATGCCAAGGGCAATTTAATTGGCGGAGTCAATACCCTAGGACAAAATTTCAACTTTACCTACGATGCTAATTTTAGCCAATTAACTAGCTTCACCGACCCGAAGGGTAATGGCGTCAGCTATACCTACGATACCAAGGGCAATCTGACAAAAATAACCTATGCCGATGGTAGTAGTGAGCAATTCAGCATTGATGGTTTGGGTAACATTACCAACTTGGTGAATCGTCGGGGTCAAAGCATTCAATACACCTACAACAAAGACGGCCTGCTCACGAAAAAACAGTATGCCGACAATACCAGCGTCACCTATAGCTATGATGCTCGCGGCAATCTAACCAGTGTGGTGGATGGCAGTGGCACCCTAGCCTTGCAGTACGATACAGCTAATCGCTTGACGGGTCTCATCTATCCCACCGGCCGTTCTCTGCAATATACCTACAATGCCGATGGCCAACGCACTAAATTAGTGGCGAATGATGGCTATACCGTCAACTACAGCTACGATACAGTGGGTCGCCTCAAAACCCTGATCAATGGCACCGGCCAAACGATTATTAGCTACGACTACGACAGTGCTGGCCGCCTGATTAAAGAAACCAATGGTAATGGCACCTACACCACCTACGAATATGACCCCCGCAGTCAACTGAGTCGGTTAACCAATTACAAGGCTAATAATACGGTTAATTCTCGTTTTGAATATCTCTACGATGACCTGGGACGGCGTACCAGCATGACCACCCTAGAGGGCGTCTTCCAGTATGGGTACGATGCAACGGGGCAATTGAATTTTGTGTTGGCCCCAGGCGGCCGCACCCTTAGCTATCAGTACGACGGGGCCGGTAATCGGATTGTCAGCATTGATAATGGGGCCACCAAGAATTATGCCACCAACAGCCTGAACCAATACACTACCGTTGGTAATGCTATCTACACCTATGATACCGATGGTAATTTAATCAGCAAAACCGAAGCCGGCCAGACCTCAGCCTATGGCTACGATGCCGAAAATCGCCTGGTCTCCGTTGTCACGCCCCAGGGAACCTGGCAATATCAATACGATGGCCTGGGCAATCGCATTGCCACGATTCTTAACGGCCAACGCACCGAATATCTCGTCGATCCCCTGGGTTTAGGGAATGTTGTGGGCGAATATAACCCCAGTGGGAACTTAGTCGCTAACTACACCTATGGCCTCGGGTTGGTCAGTCGCTTTGATGGTAATGGTTCGGCCAATTACTATGATGCCGATGCCCTTGGCTCTACTATTGGCCTCTCCGGGGCCGATGGCAGTTACGTTAATCGCTATAGCTATCTTCCCTTTGGGGAATCCTTGGTCAAAGTCGAAGGCGTTGCCAATCCCTTTGAATACGTCGGTCAATTGGGCGTCACCAACGATGACAACGGATTAATGTTCATGCGGGCTCGGTTTTACGACCCGGCCCTGGGAAGGTTTACTGAAGTTGATCCCCTCAATCTGGGCGGAGGCGATACCAACCTATATCGATACGCTCTCAACAATCCCATTACCATCACTGATCCCTTGGGAACCAATCCCTTTCTGGCGGCCGCTGGTTACGGAGCAATCGCTGGATTAACAGGCTATATCGCTACAAATGGCTATGGTGCAGGTATCAACGTACAAGGCGCTGCAGGAGCCACTGCATCTGGCGCGATTGCCGGTTTTGGGGCCGGTGTTGCCGCCACAGCCGCTGTTGGTGCTCTCGTTGCAGCAGAAATTGGGTTAGGTTATGGAGCGATTGCGGGAGGAGTCGGCTACGGCATTTCAACCATTGGAGGGGCTAATGGTGGGTTTACACCTGGGGGGCTAGGCATTAGTATTATCTCTGGTGGATTACTCGGACGTTATCTCCCGCCTGCTCTAGGCTTCAAGTATCCAGGCGGTGGCATTAAAAATTGGCCGGGGGCGCAGTCTCTCTATGATGGCTTGGGTAACGGAGCTGCACTGAGCGGCCTACTTGGTTCTCTTGCCTCTTCACTGTTAAATGCTTTGACCGGCGGTTCTAACGGGGATCCTCACCTAACGACCTTTGATGGCATTAACTACGACTTCCAGGCCGTTGGGGAATTCACCTTCGTTAAATCCACCGTTGACGACTTTGAAATTCAGACCCGACAACAGCCCTGGGGCACTCGCAACGATGTCTCCGTCAATACGGCCATTGCCCTCAAAATTAACGGACAACGCATCGGTTTTTACCTCAACGAAAATGGCCCTCGTATTAATGGCATCAGCACAACTCTTGCCGATGGCACTCCCTACGCCTTAGGTAATAGTCTTCTGCTCCGCAACGGCAACCGCTATACTATCCTGACCGCCAACAATGACCAGATTGTCATCACTATCAACGGTAGTTATCTCGATATTGGCCTGGGCCTAGCGGATAATCGTCAAGGCAAAGTGGTTGGCCTGCTGGGCAATAACAATGATAATCCCAGTGATGATTTTGCTCTCCGTAACGGCACCATTCTGGGCGGAGCACTCTCTGCTCAACAACTCTACGGCGACTATGGCAACAGTTGGCGCATCACCCAGGCCACCTCATTGTTTGATTATGGCCCGGCTTCTGCCCAGGCTTTTGTCCAGGCCTTAGATAATGGTGATGACTTCACCATTGCGGCCACGGAGACCACGAATAATTTCACCGATCCCAATTTTCCTTACGTCATCACTACCCTAGAAGCCTTGACCCCGGCCCAACGCTCAGCGGCAGAACAGGTAGCCCGTAATGCCGGGATTACCGATCCTGACCTGCTCAAAGATGCCATTCTTGACCTGGCCCTGACCAACAACGCGGCGGAATTCCTGCAAGGCTATACGGCCCTGCAGCGACAGGTGACTATCAATGGTGCGAATACCTTAATCAATCCTGATGGTTTCAGTTCCCAATTCTGGATGACGGCGGGTTCCGTCCTTCCCTACACCGTTCGCTTTACCAACAATAATCCCGCCGGAACAACGCCCGTGGCGAAGGTGGTGCTCACGGTAGACCTCGATACGGATTTAGACCTGACAACCTTCAGCCTAGAGGACTTTGGCTTTGGGGATATTGTCGTTGATGTCTCGACGGGAAGCCAATCCTACGCTGAACGTTTAGACCTACGCTCTAGTCTTGGCGTTTTTGTGGATGCTACGGCAGATCTCAACGCCACTACCCGGACAGTTACCTGGGTTTTAACAGCCATCAATCCCACGACAGGAACAGAGGCGAATAGCGCGATATCGGGTTTCCTACCAGCTAATAATGCCAGTGGCGCCGGCCAAGGCTTTGCCGGTTATCGCATTCAACCGAAAGCCAACCTAAGCAATAATCCCCGCATTGATGCCCAGGCCCGGATTACCTTCAATAACCAAACGGCCCTGCTCAGTAACCCCGTCTTTAATACCCTCGATACTGACGTGCCGACGAGTCGCGTCAATGCTTTGCCGACGAATAGTCAAGCAAACTTTGACGTAAGCTGGAGTGGCACTGATAATGGCAGTGGCTTGGCCTTTTATGATATCTACGTTGCCGTTGATGCTGGCCCTTTTACCCTGTGGAAAGATAATACAACGGAGACTTCAGCGGTCTATAACGGCCAAGTGGGCAAGACGCATGCCTTTTATAGCGTGGCCATTGATAACCTTGGACAGACCGAAGCCCCACCCGCCCAGGCCGATGCAACCACGACAACCGTGGGTGAACTCGCTAATGTGACCTTGGCAGTGAGTCCAAATAGTGTGACGGAAGATGGGGTCAATAATCTGGTCTATACCTTCACTCGGGCAGGTATTCTAACCAATCCCCTGACCGTCAATTACACCATCGGCGGAACTGCCACCAACGGTACAGACTACGCCAATATTGCTAATAGTGTTGTCTTCCAGGTCGGTTCTGCAACGGCGACAGTTATTGTCAACCCAACCCCAGATAGCATTGTTGAATCCGATGAAACGGTTTCTCTTACTTTAGCGACTGGAACGGGTTATACCATTGGGACAACAACGGCAGTCACGGGAACCATTCAGAATGATGACTTTGTAATTCCTAATCTCAGTATTCAAGATGCGGCTATTCGCGAAGGCAACAGTGGCACTAAAAACCTAACCTTTACCGTTACGCTCTCCCAGACAAGTAGCCAACCCGTCAGCGTCAACTACTCCACTGCAACTCCTGCCGGCCATACCGCGACCCCTAGCAATATCGCTACTCCTACTAATCCCGCTGATTACACCGCTACCAATGGCACCCTGACCATTCCTGCGGGCCAACTCATTGGCCAGATTAATGTGCCGATTATTGGAGACACTCTAGATGAAAACAGCGAAACCTTCGTGGTGAACCTAAGTAATCCCAGCAATGCCGTTATCCAAAAAGCTCAGGCCATTGGCACCATTGAACAGGATGATACCTCCACCGCTCCCTTGGTTCTCAAAGGAAGTACGGTACAAATTGCCTATGTCGCCTACTATGGCCGCCCCGGTGACCCGGATGGTTTGGCCTTCTGGAAGCAAGTTTTTGGGGCCAAACAAGCTGTCTTTGGCAGTCCTGAATTTGAAGACCTCGCCAACTCTTTCGGGAATACGGCTCCCGGCAGTGAGGCCGACCGTCTCTATGGGGCTTTAAATAACCGAGACAAGGTCAAAAAAGTCTATAACCTGGCTTTTAATCGAGATCCAGAGCAAGGCGGTTGGGACTTCTGGACAGGCCTGTTGGATCGGAACCAAGTCACGCCGGTCAATTTTGCTTTAGCCGTGGCCCTGGGGGCCAGTAATGGGAACAAGCCAGGTGATAATCAGGATCTCACAGTTATCCGCAATAAGATAGCGAGTGCCGATTTAATCAGCAATGCCATTGATACACCTTTAGAACGCCAGGCAACCTCTGGCCCCAGTAATGAGGTCTTTGGTCGCAATTGGTTGGCTCCTTTTGGGGATACCAGCGCTTCTTTGTACGCTGCTGAAACGGCCCTGGCGAGTTTTGTGGCTAATTCAAACGGAGTTTTCTAG